Proteins found in one Candidatus Eisenbacteria bacterium genomic segment:
- the topA gene encoding type I DNA topoisomerase — MAKSLVIVESPAKARTINKFLGRGYEVKASMGHVKDLPKRDLGVDVENDFEPKYIIIRGKGKVLQEIKKAARAAEKVYLAPDFDREGEAIAAHLAEYLGENGGAGKIRRILFNEITKRAIQEAIRNPQAIDTNKVDAQQGRRILDRLVGYMVSPLLWKAFYRGTSAGRVQTVALRMIVEREEEVEAFRPEEFWTIDAAFARTSGNAFTASLQEIDGEKIRIPNGEEAARIAGDIPSHEYRASEIEKTVRRRQPPPPFITSTLQQEASKRFGFTARKTMQIAQGLYEGVDLKDEGPVGLITYMRTDSTRVADEAIAEVRELIGRAFGPGELPEKPVEHRKGKGAQDAHEAIRPTSAARTPDSLKNQLTRDQFRLYEVVWSRFVASQMKPALYDQTKIDVRGGPYLFRANGSVIREKGFLQVFEETNGKNGKDRLLPEVAEGENLRLGEVSPEQHFTQPPARYTEASLVKELEANGIGRPSTYATIAATLIDRKYMRREKQRFFPTDLGRDVLKFLLVHFENVFNVGFTALMEEELDKVEEGKDRWKDVVRTFYERFRQDLDQVNVEDAKSATEIVCDRCGKPMVARWGRNGRFLACTGYPECRNTRPLEGEEPEPTNEVCDKCGGGMVIRSGRFGRFLACANYPACKNTRSIPVGVSCPREGCGGQLTEKRTRTGRVFYGCSSYPKCDFAVWSRPIAEKCEACGFPLLVEKSSKARGDYLECPECKAKKELAAERSGETGEE, encoded by the coding sequence ATGGCTAAGTCGCTCGTCATCGTGGAGTCGCCGGCCAAGGCGCGCACGATCAACAAGTTCCTCGGGCGCGGGTACGAGGTGAAGGCCTCGATGGGCCACGTGAAGGACCTCCCCAAGAGGGACCTCGGCGTGGACGTCGAGAACGATTTTGAACCGAAGTACATCATCATTCGGGGGAAGGGGAAGGTCCTCCAGGAGATCAAGAAGGCGGCGCGCGCCGCGGAGAAGGTTTACCTCGCCCCCGACTTCGACCGCGAGGGAGAGGCGATCGCCGCGCACCTCGCCGAGTATCTCGGTGAGAACGGCGGCGCGGGGAAGATCCGCCGCATCCTCTTCAACGAGATCACGAAGCGCGCGATCCAGGAGGCGATCCGAAACCCGCAGGCGATCGACACGAACAAGGTCGACGCGCAGCAGGGGAGAAGGATCCTCGACCGGCTCGTCGGGTATATGGTCAGCCCGCTCCTCTGGAAAGCGTTCTACCGCGGGACGAGCGCCGGGCGCGTGCAGACGGTCGCCCTCCGCATGATCGTCGAGCGGGAGGAGGAGGTCGAGGCGTTCCGCCCGGAGGAGTTCTGGACGATCGACGCGGCCTTCGCCAGGACGTCGGGGAATGCGTTCACCGCTTCGCTCCAGGAGATCGATGGCGAGAAGATCCGCATCCCGAACGGCGAGGAGGCGGCCCGCATCGCCGGGGACATTCCGAGCCACGAGTATCGTGCGAGCGAGATCGAGAAGACCGTACGCCGCCGCCAGCCCCCTCCTCCGTTCATCACCTCGACCTTGCAGCAGGAGGCGTCGAAGCGCTTCGGGTTCACGGCGCGCAAGACGATGCAGATCGCGCAGGGCCTCTACGAGGGGGTCGATCTCAAGGACGAGGGCCCGGTCGGGCTCATCACCTATATGCGAACCGACTCGACGCGTGTCGCCGACGAGGCGATCGCCGAGGTGCGGGAGCTGATCGGGCGCGCGTTCGGCCCCGGCGAGCTTCCCGAGAAGCCGGTGGAGCACCGGAAGGGGAAGGGGGCCCAGGACGCCCACGAGGCGATCCGCCCGACGTCGGCCGCGCGAACTCCCGATTCGTTGAAGAATCAACTGACGCGCGATCAGTTCCGCTTGTACGAGGTCGTGTGGAGCCGCTTCGTCGCGAGCCAGATGAAGCCGGCCCTTTACGACCAAACGAAGATCGACGTGCGGGGAGGCCCGTATCTCTTCCGCGCGAACGGCTCGGTGATCCGCGAGAAGGGCTTCCTGCAGGTCTTCGAGGAGACGAACGGGAAGAACGGAAAGGACCGGCTCCTCCCCGAGGTCGCGGAGGGGGAGAACCTCCGTCTCGGCGAGGTGAGCCCCGAGCAGCACTTCACGCAGCCGCCGGCGCGCTACACCGAGGCGAGCCTCGTCAAGGAGCTCGAGGCGAACGGGATCGGCCGCCCGAGCACCTACGCGACGATCGCCGCGACGCTGATCGACCGGAAGTACATGCGGCGCGAGAAGCAGCGTTTCTTCCCGACCGATCTCGGGCGCGACGTGCTCAAGTTTCTTCTTGTCCATTTCGAGAACGTGTTCAACGTCGGCTTCACCGCCCTCATGGAGGAGGAGCTCGACAAGGTCGAGGAGGGGAAGGATCGCTGGAAGGACGTGGTCCGCACCTTCTACGAGCGGTTCCGCCAGGATCTCGACCAGGTGAACGTCGAGGACGCGAAGTCGGCGACGGAGATCGTCTGCGACCGTTGCGGGAAGCCGATGGTGGCGCGCTGGGGGCGGAACGGCCGCTTCCTCGCGTGCACCGGCTACCCGGAGTGCCGGAACACGCGGCCTCTCGAAGGCGAGGAGCCGGAGCCGACGAACGAGGTTTGCGACAAGTGCGGCGGCGGCATGGTGATCCGAAGCGGCCGCTTCGGGCGCTTCCTCGCGTGCGCGAACTACCCCGCGTGCAAGAACACGCGCTCGATCCCCGTGGGGGTCTCGTGTCCGCGCGAGGGATGCGGCGGCCAGCTCACGGAGAAGCGAACGCGCACCGGGCGCGTCTTCTACGGATGCTCGAGCTATCCGAAGTGCGACTTCGCCGTTTGGAGCCGGCCGATCGCGGAGAAGTGCGAGGCGTGCGGCTTCCCGCTCCTCGTGGAGAAGAGCAGCAAGGCGCGCGGCGACTACCTCGAGTGCCCCGAGTGCAAGGCGAAGAAGGAGCTCGCCGCGGAGCGCTCGGGGGAGACCGGGGAAGAGTAG